Below is a window of Georgenia soli DNA.
CCACCTGGGCGGTGGCGACCGTCGGTGACTCCACCAGCACCCGCAGGTGCACGCCCAGCGCGATGGCCTGCTGCTGCATCATCCGGGCCAGCTGGCCCCCGCCCACGACTGCCACGACCGGTGCATCCACGATCGTCGAGCCTAGCCGCGGATACGCTGGGACGGTGACCAGGTCCGGCATCGAGAACGCCACGGAGCACGACACCCCGGGCGCCGACCTTGCGCCGGGCCTCGTGAGGCGGTTCCTCAAGGGGCAGAGCCTCGGCGCCTGGCTGCTCGAGGTGGTCCGCTTCTGCGCCGTCGGTGGCCTCGCCTTCGTCGTCGACGTCGGCCTGTTCAACCTCCTGCGGTTCGGGCCCGGTGAGGTTCTGGGCGAGAAGCCGCTGACGGCCAAGGTCGTCTCGGTGACTGTCTCGGTGCTGGTGGCCTGGCTGGGCAACCGGTACTGGACCTTCTCGGCGACGCGGCGAGAGTCCCGGCGCCGCGAGCTGACGATGTTCGTGCTGGTCAACCTCGGCGGCATGGCCATCGCGGTCGGGTGCCTGGCGGTCAGCCACTACGTGCTCGGGTTCACGTCACCGCTCGCGGACAACATCGCCGCCAACGGGGTCGGCCTCGTCCTCGGCACGGCGTTCCGGTACGTCTGCTACCGGTACCTCGTCTTCACGGCGGAGCGCCCGGAGCCGGCCGACCGGCACTGACCCCGGCCCGCCGGCGGCTGGTTGCCTGCCTACCTGCGCCGGCGCCGCCGCCCCACGGTGACGAGCGCCCCCTGGGGCAGGACCACGTCCGGGTCCAGGGCCGCGGGCAGGGAGTTCAGGAAGACGGTGAAGATCGGAGGGCGACGCTGCCGCAGCTCGAGGCGACCGCCGTCGGCCGCGACGAGGTCCTTGGCGAGCGCCAGGCCGAGCCCGGTGCCGGAACCGCCGGAGACGTGCTTGGTGAAGATGTCCGGGGCGAGCTCGTCGCTGACGCCCGGGCCCTCGTCCGCGACGTCGATGAACACGCCCTTGCCCGTGCCGGAGGCGGCGCGCGTGCGCACCGTCGTCGTCCCCGCGCCGTACTTCAGCGAGTTCTCGATCAGCGTGGCGAGCACCTGGGCCAGGGACCCGGGCGAGGCGAGGACCGCGACCCCGGCTTCGTCGTCGAAGAGGAGCTCGCGACCCGCCTGCTCGAAGCTGGGACCCCACTCCTCCTGCTGCTGGGCGAACACCTCGTCCAGGTGGAGGGCCTCGGTGGTGCCGCCGGAGGAGGACCGGGAGGTCTTGAGCAGGTCCTCCACCACGCCGGTGAGGCGCTCCAGCTGCTCGAGCGAGACACGTGCCTCCTCGCGGACCTCCTCCTGCTCGGAGACGGCGAGGATCTCCTCCAGCCGCATCGACAGCGCGGTCAGCGGGGTGCGCAGCTGGTGGGAGGCGTCCGCGGCGAACTGGCGCTCGGCGGCGAGCCGGCCGGCCATCCGGTCCGAGGAGCGCGCGAGCTCGGCGGCGACGAGGTCGATCTCCTCGACCCCCGAGGGCTTCATGCGCGGGCGCACCTGGCCGGAGCCGAGCTGCTCGGCGGACGCGGCGAGGTAGATGAGCGGCGCGGAGAGCTTCCGCGCCTGTCTCCGGGCGACGATCACCCCGACGGCCTCGGCGGCCAGCGCGCCGGCGACGATGAGCACCACCACCCGGGCCACCTGCCACTGCACGTCGGCGGCGTCGACGTACATGCGGATCGTCGCCCCGGACGGGGTGATCTGGAGCGACTGCAGCACGCGCCCCTCCATGGGGGGCCCGGCGCGGTACTCCCCGCCGTCGGGCCCGCGCACCAGGATCGAGGCCTCGTGCTGGACGTTGCCGCCCACCCACGGCTCGAGCATCGAGTCGTCGAGCTTCTCCCCGAGGTTGATCCGCCGCTCGACGGACCGCCCGAGCGAGGAGACCCGCAGGTCCAGGGTCGCCCGCTCGGCCTCCCAGACGAAGATCCCGCCGAAGACGGCCATCGGGACACCGAGGATGAGCACCGCCACCGTCACGGCGACGACGATCATCTGGATGGCGCGACGGCGCACTGAAACCTAGTTCCCGGCGGTCTCGAAGCGGAAGCCCATGCCCCGCACGGTGGTGATGTACTTCGGGTCGTTGGCGTCGTCGCCGAGCTTGCGGCGCAGCCAGGACACGTGCATGTCGAGCGTCTTCGTGGACCCGGTGGGGTCGGTCCCCCACACCTCGCGCATGAGGGTCTCGCGCCCGACGACGGAGCCCGCCTCCCGCACCAGGACCCGGAGGAGCTCGAACTCCTTCGCCGTCAGGTGCATCTCGCGGGTGCCGCGGAACGCGCGGTGCGCGGCGACGTCGACGCGCACGTCCTGCGCGACGAGCTCGTCCTCCTCGGTGATGTCCCCGCCGGCCCGGCGCAGCAGCGCACGGACACGCGCGAGCAGCTCGGCGAGGCGGAACGGCTTGGTGACGTAGTCGTCCGCGCCCGCGTCGAGGCCGACGACCAGATCGACCTCGTCCGCGCGCGCCGTGAGCACCAGGATCGGGAGGGTCAGCCCCTGGTTGCGGATGTGCCGCGCGACGTCCAGACCGTCCATGTCGGGCAGGCCGAGGTCGAGAACGACGAGGTCCACGCCGTTCGCGAGGTCGTCGATCGCGGCCTGTCCTGTCCCGTGCGGACGGACCTCGTAGCCCTCACGCCCGAGGGCGCGGGCGAGCGGTTCAGCGATGGCGGGGTCGTCCTCGACGAGCAGTACGTTGGTCACGCTCGTCATCGTAGGGCAGATTGCCAAGAACTGGTCAAGTAACCCTCACCTGTGAACGACGTCGCAGGTCAAGGGGTCGACGGCGCACGCCCTGCGGCCGGACCGGCGGGCCTTTCGTCCCGTTCGGCGGCCGGGCCCCCGCTGCTCGGACGGGCTGCCGGCACGCTCCCGTCAGGCGTCCGCGTCCACTCGGCCGGGCTGCAGGTCCGGTCCCGCGGGCGCCTCCCGCGGGCGCCTCCCGCGGCCCTCAGCCGGGCCGACGCCGGAGCTCGATCGGCGTCACCTCGCCCAGTCCCTGCAGCTCGGCGACGGCGCGCGGCACCATCGTGTACATCGCCGCCGCCGGGAGGGTCGCGAAGGTGTCCGCCGTCGAGCGGTCCAGGAGGATGGTGCCGGCGGGTGCGACGTCGACCAGGCGCGACGCGAGGTTCACCGTCGGGCCGAAGATGTCCCCGTTGCGCGAGATCACCCCGCCCCAGACGACCGAGGCCCGCACGGGCAGCATGTTCTCCCGCGCCTGGAGCTCGGCGAGGAGGCGGACGGTGACCTCCGCACCCGTCGGCAGGTCGTCCGCGACGTACAGGATGGCGTCGCCGATCGTCTTGACCACGCGGGCGCCGTGGCTGGTGATGACGTCGCGTGAGGTGTACTCGAACGTCTGCACCAGCTCGGCCAGCGCACGCGAGCCCAGCTCGGTGGAGCGGCGGGTGTAGGCGACCATGTCGATGAACCCCACCGCGCGCTGCAGCGGCATGCGGAACGGGTCCACGTCCGGGCGGCGGCTGTCGGCCACCTCCGCCTCGGTGCGCACCATGAGCGCGGCGAGCTGCCGGCGCCACGAGTAGTCGAGCTGGGCCTGCAGGACGTCGACGATGCCGGGCAGCTTGTCGAGCACCACCAGCCGCGCGGAGACGTCGTCCAGCGCCATGTTGCGGGCCGCCCCCTCGGCGAGCGCCTCCGTCTGCCAGAGCACGAGGCGGTCCGTGGTGTGGGACTGGGCCCGCAGCAGCGAGATGGCCGTGTTGGTGTCGATGCGGCCGGCGTCGATGAGCTGACCCATGACGCGCAGCGCGTTGACGTCGCTGTCGCCGAACAGCACCGCGTCGTCGGTGACGTTGGGGAAGCCCATCGCCTTCCAGAACGTGCGGGCGAAGTCGACGCTCACCCCGGCCAGCTCGGCCAGCTCGCGGACCGTGTACCGCTCCGACCCGCCGAGGAGCTGCTCGACCGACGCGCGGACCGTGGAGGAGTAGACCTCGCCGCCCGACGCCTCGCCGATGTCGTCAGCACGTGGCCCGTCCGGCAGGCCGATCGGGTCGGTGCGGAGCGCGTCGATCCCCTTGGCCTGGGGGGCGGCACCGCGTGTGTCCTCGCTCACCCCCCGAGCCTAACGGGCCGTCGGCGGGGTCCGGATGTGCCGGACGTCCCCCGCGGCGACGGCCTCGACGCCGACGCCGGTGTCGATCAGGAGGCGGCCGTCGGCGTCGAGGTCGACGGCGCGTCCGTGCCGCTCGGCGCCGCCCGGGAGCTCCGCCCGCACCGGCAGCCCGAGGGTCGCGCACACCGCGCGGACCTGGTCCCGCAGCCCCGCGGCGTCCGCGTCCCCGCCCGCCGCCTCCCACGCGTGCACGAGCGGGACCAGCTCCTCACCGACGAGGTCGAGCGCCGTCGCCGGGTCCACGTCGGCCCCGAGCAGGCGCAGCGACGCCGCCCAGGGCACGGGCAGCTCGCGCTGGGCGACGTTGAGCCCGATGCCGAGGACCACGGCGGTCGCCGCGTGGCCGGACGCGTCCCCCGCGGCGCTCGGCCAGCTGCCGCCGGGCACCACCTCGGCGAGGATCCCGGCGACCTTGCGATCACGCCCCCACCCCTCGACGTCGGCCGCCCCGGCGTCGACGGCGAGGACGTCGTTCGGCCACTTCACGCCCGTGCGGACCCCCGCAGGCAGCAGGCGCCCGCACGCGCGCTGCACGGCGAGACCGGCGAGCAGCGGGACCCAGCCGAGCCGGTCGGCCGGGACCGCTGTGCGCAGCAGCACGGAAGCGGTCAGCGCCTGACCGGGCGGCGTCTCCCACGAGCGGCCGGCGCGCCCGCGTCCCGCGTCCTGGTGGTCGGCCACGAGGACCGACAGGTGCGGCCAGGCGTCGGGGTCCGCCGCGGCAGCGTCCCGCAGGTCGGCGTTCGTCGAGCCGGTGCGGGGCACACGGACGACGCGGGTGAAGGTGGGGCTGTCGGTCACGGGACAAGCCAACCACCGTTCACCCGGCCGCCCGCCCACCGCCCGGCGGGATGCCCGCTCCTGCAGACTGCGCGGCGCGCGCAGCCCGCCCCGGCAACCGACGCGCCCGCCCGCCTTGCACCTGTAAGTGCTTCTGCGGACGTTCAGTCGTCCCACGCACACTTCATCTGCGCAGAACCACTGACGGAGCGCAGAACCACTGACGGAGCGCAGAACCACTGACGGAACGGGCGCCGACGGCGGATCGCGTGCGCCGCAGCCCGACCCAGTTGTGGAGTTCCGACAAGGCCACCCCGTCGAACACGCATCACTCCCGCAGCGAGCGGTGGGGATGCGACAACTACTCTGGCCGACGTGACCGAATCCCGCGTGCGCCCCGACCAGCCGACGGCCCCCGAAGACTCCGCGGCGCCGGCCCCCACCGAGACCACGTCCGCGCAGGCGTCCCCGGCGACGCTCTCGCCGGCGGCCGCGGCCTCTGCGCCGGCAGCGACCCCGACGGCCACCCCCGCCGGGTCGACGAGCACGGAGGCGCCGAGGCCCGCCGCGGGCCCGGCCCCGACGTCGACCACCGCGGAGAAGCTCGCCGACCTGGCGGCCCGGACGGAGCGCGGCATCACCGCACCTGCCGCGGCCGCCGTCGAGAAGCAGGGGAAGCGCGGGAAGAAGTCGGCCCGCGAGCGGCTCGAGGCCCTCCTCGACCCGGGCTCGTTCACCGAGCTGGACGCCTTCGCCACCCACCGCTCCACCAACTTCGGTCTGGAGAAGAAGCGCATCCCGGGCGACGGGGTCGTCACCGGGTTCGGCACCGTGGACGGGCGCCAGGTGTGCGTGTACTCCCAGGACTTCACCGTCTTCGGCGGCTCGCTCGGCGAGATGCACGGCCAGAAGATCACCAAGGTCATGGACCTGGCGCTGCGCACCGGCGTGCCGCTCATCGGCATCTCCGACGGCGGCGGCGCCCGCATCCAGGAGGGCGTCGCGGCGCTGACCCAGTTCGCGGAGATCTTCCGGCGCAACGTCGCGGCCTCCGGGGTGATCCCGCAGATCTCCCTCATCCTCGGCCCCAGTGCCGGGGGCGCCGTCTACTCCCCCGCGCTGACGGACTTCATCGTCATGGCCGAGGGCACCTCGAACATGTTCATCACCGGCCCGGACGTCATCAAGGCCGTCACCGGCGAGGAGGTCGGCTTCGAGGAGCTCGGCGGCGCGGCCACGCACAACCAGCGCTCCGGCGTCGCCCACTACCAGGCGGCCGACGAGGACGACGCGATCGACTACGTCCGCGCCCTGCTGTCCTACCTGCCGTCGAACAACCTCTCGGACCCGCCGTCGTGGCCGACCTCCGAGGCGGAGGCGAGCGCCGCGCTCGAGGTCACCGACGCCGACCTCGAGCTCGACACGCTCGTGCCCGACTCCGACAACCAGCCCTACGACATGCGCACCGTGATCGAGCACGTGGTGGACGAGGGCGAGCTGCTGGAGGTCCAGCCCGGGTACGCCCCCAACATGATCACGGCGTTCGGGCACGTGGAGGGCCGGCCGGTCGGCATCGTGGCGAACCAGCCGCTGCAGATGGCCGGCACCCTGGACATCAGCGCCTCGGAGAAGGCCGCCCGGTTCGTGCGCACCTGCGACGCGTTCAACCTGCCCGTCCTGACCTTCGTGGACGTGCCCGGCTTCCTGCCCGGCACGGACCAGGAGTGGAACGGCATCATCCGCCGCGGCGCCAAGCTGATCTACGCGTACGCGGAGGCGACCGTCCCGCTGGTCACCCTCATCACCCGCAAGGCCTACGGCGGCGCCTACATCGTCATGGGCTCGAAGAAGCTCGGCGCGGACGTCAACCTCGCCTGGCCGACGGCGCAGATCGCCGTGATGGGCTCCGGCGGCGCGGTGAACATCCTCCAGCGCGGGGCGCTGAAGAAGGTCGCCGAGGAGGGCGGCGACGTCGAGGCCGAGCGGGCCCGCCTGGTCGCCGAGTACGAGGAGGCGCTGGTCAACCCGTGGGAGGCCGCCGAGCGAGGCTTCGTCGACGCCGTCATCGCCCCGGCCGAGACACGGGTCCAGGTGGTGCGGGCGCTGCGGGCGCTGCGCACCAAGCGCGCCTCGCTGCCGGCCAAGAAGCACGGGAACATCCCGCTGTGACCACGGTCGACGACTCCCTGGCCTCCGCCCCGTCGCCGGCCGAGTGGTCCGGCGGCGGGAACGACTACGTCGTCGCCTCCGCGCTCGGCTCCCTCGGGACGACGGCGGACGGCGGTCCGCCGCTCATGACGTCCCCGGCCGTCCGGGTCGTCCACGGCCGCCCGGACGACCTCGAGCTGGCCGCGCTGGTGGCCGGGATCGTCGCCGCCCGGGGCCGGGTCGACGAGCTGGGCGGCCTGCCCGACGACGCCGCCGAGACCGTCCGCACCCGATGGACGGACCGCGCGCGCGTCCTCGGGGCTGCGCCCACGCCCGGCGCGGGGGCGTGGCGCTGGTCGCTGCACCCCTGAGCGGCGGCCCGGGGCGCGCCGTCTAGGCTGCCCGTGTGACCGAGAGCACCGCCGGCGGCCCCGCCGCCCCCACCGAAGCCCCCGCCCGCCGAGCCACGCCGACCGACGCCATCGCGGACGCCTACGTCCACCGCCTCGTCGCCCTGGACCCGCTGACCGCCACCAGCCTCGGGCTGCCGGGCCACGACCACGCCATGCCGGACCTCTCCCCCGCGGGCATCGCCGAGCGCACGATGCTCGACCGCGCGACGCTTGCCGAGCTGGCCGCCGTCGAGCCGGTGGACGAGGTCGACCGCGTCACGCACGCCGCCATGCGCGAGCGCCTCGGCCTGCAGGTGGAGCTCGCCGAGGACGGCGAGCTCGAGCGCGACCTCAACGTCATCGCCTCCCCCGTCCAGTCGGTCCGCGAGGTCTTCGACCTCATGCCGACGGCGACGGCGCAGGACTGGGAGACGATCGCCGCCCGCCTCTCGGCCGTGCCGGCCGCGCTGGAGGGCTACCAGGAGTCTCTGCGGGCGGCCCTCGCCGCGGGGAACGTCGCGGCGCTGCGGCAGGTCGAGGCCTGCCTGCGGCAGTCGGACGAGCTGGCCGACGCCGACTCCTCCTTCTTCACCACGTTCGTCGCCTCCGCCCAGCCCGACGGCGAGGCGCCGACCGGCGCGCTCGCCGCGGCGCTCGAGAAGGGGGCCGCCGACGCCCGCCAGGCCTACGCCGACCTGGCTCGTATGCTCGGCGAGGAGATCGCGCCGGACGCACCGCGGGAGGACGCCGTCGGCCGCGAGCGCTACGCGCTGTGGTCGCGGTACTTCCTGGGTGCCGTCGTCGACCTCGACGAGACGTACGAGTGGGGGCTGGAGGAGCTGGCCCGGATCGTCGCCGAGCAGCAGGAGGTGGCCGACCGGCTCTACGGGCCCGGCACGGACATCACCGAGGCGATGGCGCGGCTGGACAAGGACCCGGTGCGCATGCTGCACGGGACCGAGGCGCTGCGGGCGTGGATGCAGGCCACCTCGGACGAGGCGGTCGCCGCGCTGGGCGGCACGCAGTTCGACATCCCGGAGCCGGTCCAGCGCCTCGAGTGCCTCATCGCGCCCACCCACACCGGCGGGATCTACTACACCGGCCCGAGCGCCGACTTCTCCCGTCCGGGGCGCATGTGGTGGTCCGTGCCCGAGGGCGTCACGGACTTCGCCACGTGGCGCGAGAAGACCACGGTCTACCACGAGGGCGTCCCCGGCCATCACCTGCAGATCGGGCAGACCGTCTACCGGGCCGAGCTGCTCAACCTCTGGCGCCGGATGGCGTCGTGGGTGAGCGGGCACGGCGAGGGCTGGGCGCTGTACGCCGAACGGCTGATGGCGGACCTCGGCTTCCTCGACGACCCGGGCGACCGCATGGGCATGCTCGACGGGCAGCGGCTGCGCGCGGCCCGGGTGGTGCTCGACATCGGCGTGCACCTGGGCAAGCCGGCCCCGGCGGAGTGGGGCGGCGGCACGTGGGACGCGGCCAAGGCATGGGAGTTCCTCAAGGCCAACGCCAACATGGCCGAGGAGTTCCTCGCCTTCGAGCTGGACCGCTACCTCGGGTGGCCGGGCCAGGCGCCGAGCTACAAGATCGGTCAGCGGCTGTGGGAGGAGACCCGCGTCGCGGCCGGGCGGGCGGCGCAGGAGCGCGGCGAGGACTTCGACCTCAGGGCGTTCCACCGTCGCGCCCTCGACATCGGCTCGGTCGGGCTCGACGTGCTGCGGGACGCGCTGACCCACTGACGCCCCTCGGGTCACGCGGCTACCGTGAACGCATGGCCAGGCAGCCCGGCCCGACGGGCGGCTCCCCGGACCGGGCGGCCCCGCCGCCACGCCCGGCGATGTCGGACCGCACGCCCGCACCGGTGCCCCAGGAGCCGACACCGCCGCGCGCCCTCAGCCGCTCCCGCACGCTGTGGCTGCTCAGCTTCCTCGCGGGTCTGACGGCGGCGGTCCTCGCGTACCTCCGCCGCGACGAGCACCTGGACCGCATCGCCGAGCAGGTGCGGGAGCTGGCCCCCGGCCGGGCCGCCGGCACCGTCGACACCGCCGCGGCGGTGGTGCTGGCCGGCACGGTCGCCGCGGTCGTGCTCGTCGTCGCGGCGGAGGCCCTGCTGGTCCGTCGGCTGCTGCGGCGCGCGGGCGGTGCCCGGGCCGGTCTGACGGTGCTGCTCGTCGTGCACGCCGTCGTGGCCCTGGTGGCGGAGGCCTACCTCACCGTCCCCGGCCCGGCCGGGCTGCGTGACCGCGCGGTCCTCGTGGGGTGGGTCGGCCTAGCCGCCCTGGCGTACCTGCTCGCCCTCGCGCCGAGCGTCGGCCGGTGGCTGCGCGCCCGCTGAGGCGGCGGCGATCTCGGCGAGCACCCCCTCGCAGCTGCGCACCACCACCCGGCACACCTGCGCCGCCGCCCGGTCCGTCAGCGGGGACTCGGCGAGGGTCCGCCACCGCCGCAGCCGGTCGGTCGCCGCCGCGCGGACCTCGGCGTCGGACGCCTGGCCGGTCAGGCCGAGGCGTTCCCGGGCGCCCGGGCCCCGGCCGCCGAGCAGCACCTCCGCCTCCGCGGCGTCGTCCGCGTCCCGCAGCGGCAGCCCGGTGGTGCGTGCCTGCGCGAGCAGCCCGAGCTCGGTCAGCTCGTGCGCCCCGGCGCGCACCCGCTCCAGGGCCGCGGCGACGCCGTCGGCGCCCGGCCGCGGCCGCTCCCGCAGCAGGTGGTCGACGGCGACGAGGGCCGAGCGGGCCTTGAGGTGGTCGGCGCGGGCCTGGAACTGGGCGTCCAGGAGGGCGAGGAGCTCGTCGAGGCCGCTGCGGCGCACCATCGCGTGGGCCAGGTCGGTGGGGTCGGTGGTGCCGCCGCGCACGAGCGCCACACCGAGGCGGATCCCGAAGATGCCGAACCGCTCCAGCAGGGCCCGGCGCCGCTCGGGCGCGACGTCGACCGGGGCGGAGGGGGCGGCGAAGCGGTCGGCGGAGAGGAGCATGCGCTCCCGGACCGGCCGGTCCAGCTCGGCCAGGGCGGACAGTGCCGCGAACTCCCACTGCCGCATGGTGCGGGCGCTCTGGGCCACCAGCCCCGCCACGGGCACGACGCCCAGGGCCAGCGGACGCAGCGTCGGGTCCTCCCGGTACCGGGCGGCGACGACGCCGGCGGAGATCATCGCGTCGATGCGGCCGGCCCCGATCTCGTCCGCCCGGGAGAGGACGGCGACGGCGTTGACGGTCCCGGACCGGCTCGCCTCGGTGTCCCGGAAGGACTCGAGGAAGCCGATGTCCGAGGCGTGCAGGTGGCGCATGAGGTACACGACGGCGTCCGCCTGGGCGGGGGCGTCCTGGGGGGTGAGGAAGTCGGTCGTGCGGGCCGAGACGTCCCCCGACAGGGAGGCGATGCCGGGCGTGTCCACGAGGGTGAGCCGCCGCAGGCTCGGCACCGGCCACTCGACCTCGAGCCGTGCCACCTGCTCGGCCGGGACGCCGTCGAGGGTGAGAAGCAGCCGCCCGTCCTCGCGGCGGACCGGGAGCGGGCGGGGTGCGCCCTCGAGCGGGTGGAGCGTCACGCGGGGCGTGGTCCCGTACCGGTACCAGGTCACCACGGTGGTGCACTCCCCGGCGTCCGTGGGGGCGATCTCCTCGCCAAGGATCGCGTTGAGCAGCGTGGACTTGCCGGCCTTGACCATGCCGGCGACGGCGACGCGCAGCGGTTCGTCGAGGCGTCGTCGGTACGAGCGCAGGGTCTCGGCGGCGGGGTCGTCGCGGTAGAGGTCGACGGCGGCGACGAGCAGCTCCCGCACCTCGGCGGGGAGCCGGCCGGTCACGCCCGCCCCGCCGGTGCCGGCTCCTGCCCCACCTGCACCGCCCGGGCGCGGAACTTCTCCACCCGCGCGAGCTCGGCGCGCAGCTCCCTGATCCGCGCCTCGCTCTCCGCCGCGTAGGTGCTCGCCGCCTTCTGGGCGGCCTGGACGGAGTCGGTGAGGGTGCGGTGGTGCTCCTCGGCGAGCTCGGTGAAGTGGTCGCGGATGGCGCGCTGCACCAGCCGGAGCCGGTCCTTGAGCTGCTTGCCCACCTGGAAGATCACGTCGTCGGTGGCGCGCCGCACGATGGTCTTCGCCTCGGCCTGACGCCGCCTCAGGCGGGTCTCCCGGTCCTCGCGGTACGCCTTGGTGCCGATGAGCAGCCCGGCGCCCACGGACAGCGGGTTGACCAGGGACATGCCCAGCATCCCGGTCAGCAGCCCGAACATGAGGATGCCGCCGTAGGAGCCGCGCATCCCCACGAGGATCCGCTGGGCCGCGCCCAGGTGCCCGGGGTCGAGGAAGGGCACCGGCTCGACGGGGTCGAGCACCCCCTCGGTGTCCCCCACGCGCAGGTCGGGCAGACGCAGCTCCTCGAGCGAGAAGTGGTCCGCCACCCGGCGTGCGAGCCACTGCGAGCGCTCGTCCGTCCACACGAACGTGTCGGAGACGGCGGAGGCGGTGCGCTGCTCGAACCAGTCCGAGAACTGGTCCCAGACCGGCCCGGGGTCCCCGCGGTCGATGGCCTCCTCGGCCTCGCGCAGCACCGAGCGCATCCGGTCGCGCAGGTCGTGCTCCATGTCGGCGATGAGGTCCGTCATGCCGTCGGAGAGCGTCAGCTGCCAGCGGGCGCTGCGGCGGCGCTGGTCGTCGGCCTTCGCCCGGGCCTCCTCCAGGTCGAGGATCAGCTGCGCCGTCGCCCCCGGGTCCTGCAGCGCGTGCAGCTCCGAGCCGACGGACAGCCGCAGGTTGTCCGCCGTCGAGACCAGGTCGTGCCCGACGGACCGGCGGGTGAGGCGCTCGGCGTGGCCGAGGACGTCCTGGCGCAGGAAGCGGACCAGCGCCGGGAACCCGGACTCCTCGTTCAGCTCGCGGTCCTGCTCCCGGGCGGCGTGGAGCCGCAGCACCGAGGAGACGGGGAAGAGGGGGACGCCCGGGGCGAGCGCGGCCAGGTGGGCACGGTCCAGGTCGACGATCCGCCGCCACTCCGGGTAGATGTCCGTCTTGGTCACCACGCACGCGACGTTGGGGCAGACCCGCAT
It encodes the following:
- a CDS encoding dynamin family protein, with the translated sequence MTGRLPAEVRELLVAAVDLYRDDPAAETLRSYRRRLDEPLRVAVAGMVKAGKSTLLNAILGEEIAPTDAGECTTVVTWYRYGTTPRVTLHPLEGAPRPLPVRREDGRLLLTLDGVPAEQVARLEVEWPVPSLRRLTLVDTPGIASLSGDVSARTTDFLTPQDAPAQADAVVYLMRHLHASDIGFLESFRDTEASRSGTVNAVAVLSRADEIGAGRIDAMISAGVVAARYREDPTLRPLALGVVPVAGLVAQSARTMRQWEFAALSALAELDRPVRERMLLSADRFAAPSAPVDVAPERRRALLERFGIFGIRLGVALVRGGTTDPTDLAHAMVRRSGLDELLALLDAQFQARADHLKARSALVAVDHLLRERPRPGADGVAAALERVRAGAHELTELGLLAQARTTGLPLRDADDAAEAEVLLGGRGPGARERLGLTGQASDAEVRAAATDRLRRWRTLAESPLTDRAAAQVCRVVVRSCEGVLAEIAAASAGAQPPADARREGEQVRQGG
- a CDS encoding dynamin family protein, with protein sequence MDGKGADVELVELVDEGIALTGEGRPDLRRRLEQTRRRLLDPDVRVMVVGEFKQGKSLLVNALVNAPVCPVDDDVATSVPTVVRHGERPSAVVVAPPEGRRTADDGPPARVPVPLEELAAYVSERGNPGNERRLLAAEVSLPRAILADGLTVVDSPGVGGLESAHSLTTLTALPSADVVLLVSDASQEYTEPEMRFLRQAMRVCPNVACVVTKTDIYPEWRRIVDLDRAHLAALAPGVPLFPVSSVLRLHAAREQDRELNEESGFPALVRFLRQDVLGHAERLTRRSVGHDLVSTADNLRLSVGSELHALQDPGATAQLILDLEEARAKADDQRRRSARWQLTLSDGMTDLIADMEHDLRDRMRSVLREAEEAIDRGDPGPVWDQFSDWFEQRTASAVSDTFVWTDERSQWLARRVADHFSLEELRLPDLRVGDTEGVLDPVEPVPFLDPGHLGAAQRILVGMRGSYGGILMFGLLTGMLGMSLVNPLSVGAGLLIGTKAYREDRETRLRRRQAEAKTIVRRATDDVIFQVGKQLKDRLRLVQRAIRDHFTELAEEHHRTLTDSVQAAQKAASTYAAESEARIRELRAELARVEKFRARAVQVGQEPAPAGRA